A region of the Denitrificimonas caeni genome:
ACTGGCGTAATCTTGGCTGATTAAGGTGCCGGCATCTTCGGGTTCAAAGGCGTTTTTAATGCGCAGTTCAACACCCGCGCGGCGCAAGGTTTTACCTGCCCGAGGGTGAATGGCTTCCATACCTAAGTTCGAGAGCTGATCGGCCACATCATAGTTGGTCATGCCAATGGTCACCACCTTGTCTGCACCCACTAGGTTTGGATCAGCGGTGCTCAGGTGAAACTCTTTATGAATAATGGCTTCTTTGGCGCCAGTGGCCGCAGCAATTTGCGCGAAGGTAATCTCGGTGTAACCGCGATCGTAAGTATTCATTAAGCCTTCGGTGCAATGGGTATAGCCTGGAGCAATTACCATTTCTTTGCTGAAGTCGATGCCTTGGAAGTGATGTTCAATCATTTCTTTAAAGGGCAAAGGCTCCGCCGCTTCCCAGCCTGTGAGGTCGGCAAAGCGCGCATTAATGCCTTTTAGCTTAAGCGCCAACACAGTATTGAAGGCACTGTGGGCTTCACCTAAAGAGGCGAGCATTTCCCGTACTTTCATCAGGTGTTCGGTGAGCTGGAAGTGCCCAAAGTGACACAACTGATGCAAGCTGTGCATCACATCAAAGCAGTCATCAATGCGGCGATTAATAAATTGGTTGGCTTGCTCTAGGGCGTGGCTGCTATCAGAAAAGATTTCTGTGTTTTTAGCCAGCATGGCTTCGCGCACTTTTTCTAAGGGTTCTTGCCAAGCTTCTTCACTGCTGGCCTCAGCAAAGCGTTGGTAAACACCAGCTTCACCGGTTTTTTTATGCTCTAACAATTGGTTGGTCATGCCGCTGTAGGCTGACACCACAAAAATACGTTGGTAAAGACCGTGCTTAGGGTGTTGCGATAAGAAAATATTTTCTAACAGGTCCTTGAAGCAGCTCATTGAAGTGCCGCCAATTTTCTCTACGGTATGCATGTGTGCGTCCGTTCTAAATAAGTTAATCGATGGGGATGAGTAGGGCGCAGAATGCGTCGCTCATGGTGTTGAGTGTCGCCACCAAGCGTGTAGGTGGCACGGACACTTGAAGTGTAATAAAGCGGCGCTGGAATAACTATAGCGCCGCTTGGGTTTTTCACGCTGAACCGCTAGAAAAGGACTTAAAGCGGGTAAACACCGTTTTCGTCGTGCACTTCTTTACCATTGAGGGGTGGGTTAAATACGCAAGCCATTTTCATGTCTTCGCTACCACCGCGCAGTAAGTGCTCATCGTGCTTATCCAGAATGTACAAAGTACCGGCTTCAATTGGGTAGACCTTGCCATCTTTGAGCGTTTCAATTTCGCCATTACCGCTCATGCAGTACACAGACTCCAAGTGGTTTTGATACCAGATGTGGGTTTCTGTGTTGGCATAGATAGTGGTGATATGAAACGAGAAGCCCATGTTGTCTTCTTTTAACAGCATGCGCGTGCTTTCCCAGTTTTCAGACACTACACGGCGTTCACTGTTTTCTGCATCTTTAAGGGTACGAACAATCATTATTAAAACTCCTGTTAGCGCTGCTTATTATTTACGCAGCCAGCAGCGCGATTAAATAAGGTCAATTCAACGCGTTTACTGGGATTACTTAGCAGCTAAAACAGCAGCAAAGGCGTTGTCTAAAATAGTCATAGCCTGATCAATTTGCTCATGGCTAATGGTCAGTGGGCATAAGCACTTCACAACTTCACTGTGCGCACCACTGGTTTCAATCACGAGGCCATTTTCAAAGGCATGCTCACAAATTTGAGCGGCAATTTCACCGTTAAGGCAGCTGATACCAATCATCATGCCGCGACCTTTGAAAAACAGGCCATCAGCGCTATGACGCTTGGTGATTTGCTGCATGCGCTCAGCAATAATTGCACCTTTTTCACGTACCGACTTGGCAAAGCTATCGTCCTGCCAGAACTCTTCTAGGGCCGCAGCGGCTGTAACAAAGGCATGGTTGTTACCACGGAAGGTGCCGTTGTGCTCGCCTGGAGTCCACTCATCCAGCTTGCCGCGCATTAACAGCACAGCAAAGGGCAGGCCGTAGCCACTGATGGATTTTGACAGGGTGATCATATCTGGCTTAATGCCCATTTCTTCAAAACTGAAGAAGGTACCAGTACGGCCACAACCGGCTTGAATATCATCAACAATCAAGAGCATGTCGTGCTTGCGGCACAGTCTTTCTAGGTTGCGTACCCAGTCAGCTGATGCAGCATTAAGACCGCCTTCACCCTGGACCACTTCAACAATGACGGCTGCAGGCTTATCGATACCGCTGCTTGGGTCAGAGAGCATTTTGTCCATCATTTCGATGCTGTTCACATCTTTGCCAAAGTAATTGTCGTATGGCATACGGGTTACATCTGACAAGGCAACGCCAGCTGCACCACGGTGATGTTGGTTGCCGGTGACCGCTAGGGCACCAATGGTGCAACCATGGAAACCGTTGGTGAAGCTAATTACGTTGTTGCGGCCTTTCACCTTACGCGCCAGTTTCAGCGCAGCTTCCACTGCGTTGGTTCCAGTAGGACCAGTAAACTGCACCAAGTAATCTTGCATGTTGCGCGGTGATAAAATCAGACGGTTAAAGGTTTCTAAAAATATCTCTTTTGCGTCTGTGTACATATCTAAACCATGGGTTAAACCATCGTTCTCAATGTATTCAAGCAAAGCTTTTTTCAACACCGGGTGGTTATGGCCGTAGTTTAAAGTACCGGCACCGGCTAAAAAATCAATGTAGCGCTTACCATCTTTGGTAATCAGCTCAGCACCCTTGGCTTGTTGAAACATAACTGGGAATGAGCGGCAATAACTTCTTACGCCAGATTCGTTCTTTTCGAAATTCTGTTCGAAGAGTTTCATGTCTAATCCTGTAATATTTTTTTATCGGAATTGAGAGATAAAGGTCCCGCACGGTACAGCTCTTCGTCTTCACTTTGCCCAGCAAAATGCTTTTGACTGGAAAACAGTACTGACGTGTCGTGAGGGATTTCTAACTGTTTAAAGGCTTTTAAAAATAAAGCCTGAGAGGCGGCGTTACTTGGGGTAATAGTGGTTTCTATATACCGAACGCCTTGAGCGGCGACCCGTGCAATCAGGGCTAACAACATGCGCAGCGCTAAACCTTGACCTCGCATACTGCTGTCAACAGCCACTTGCCACACGAAAAGGGTATCGGGGCGGGCTGGAGGGCGGTAGCCGGAAATGAAACCAACCAGGTTTCCATCGGCGTTTTCCGCAGCAATAGCAGTATCCGCAAAGTCAGTGCACTGAAGTAAGTTGCAGTACACCGAGTTGGTGTCTAGGGGCTGGCAGCGAGCGACCAGTTGATGCAGCGCGTGGCCGTCACCGTCGCTAGGTTGACGGAGTTTGACGGTAGCAGAACTCAAAATAAATCCTTGTGGTTATTGGTTGAGCCTTTTAAGAATAGGCAGCTTAAAAAATAATAACAACCGCGGTTCTGGGGAAGAGCGTTGATCTGGGGGGCAGAAAAGGCTGTTTTTTAACCAACAAAAAATCCCGCTTCGGCAAGCTATAGCGCTGCGAAACGGGGATCGAAAAAAACCACAAAATAGGCCTGAAAAAATATTTTAATTATTTTTGTTTTTTTCATAAAAAGGCGCTTTTTCAGTTTAAAATCCGGATAAAAATATATTTAGCATGCTAAATGATCGTCAAAAAGCTCTAAAAATGGCATTTTTTTACCACTTTGCAAATTTTCAATTACCAGCCAGGAACACCTTCACGAATGATTTTTGAATAATTTGGGCTTTGCTGCGCTTGCTTGGAGCGTTCAGTAATACGTCCAGCAGTGCGTAACTGGGCTAAATCGAAGCCATCAGTGAGACCATCTAGCTCGGCCACATAACTGGGCAAATAGCCGGTCAGCAGCAGACGAGAATCTAAGGGTAAACCACCGCTAATATGCTGCATCATGCCGAATACCAAAGTGGTGCAATTGGCCGTAACCGTATTATAAAAACGTGGCTCTTCTAGCAACTGATTGGCTTGTTCAATATAGGATAAAAACAGTTGGCGGCGAATGGCTGCAGGCATGTCGATGCGGTACAAGTAAGTGTCTTCACCGCGCACATTCGGGCGAACAGCAATAGCGTCGCGCTCATCGGTGGCAAGGATGCTTAGTTCATACTGTTTAAAAAAGCCGGCAACTTCGGAGAACTGTTGGCCTTGCTTTTTGCGGATTTCCACAGAAAAAGTCACAAACTGATCGTCCGCAAAACCAAAAGAAACCAGCACATGAGCAATGGCATCCATGCCCCAATGTGAGGTCAGCATATCCACAGAGGTGAGTTTGCTTAAATCATAATGACGGGTTTCCCAGCGCGCGGTGTAATCGGTTTCGGAGTGCCAATCAAAATTACGCACATTGTATAGCGTCACTTGATTACCCTGTACTTCACCGTAGGTCATTTGCGCGACGTCATCTTCCCAAAGGTGCTGATTGCTGGGGGTTAAGTTGTACCACCAGGTGAGCAGGGCGGCATGCATGACCAAGTACATAAAAAAGCCTTGCCACACGCTGATGCGCCATAGACGCAGGAGCGCTAAGACGGTGAGGCCGAGCCAGAGCAGTAAGGCTAACGCTAACCATGGCATTGGTAGTGGTAGTTGAT
Encoded here:
- a CDS encoding aspartate kinase yields the protein MHTVEKIGGTSMSCFKDLLENIFLSQHPKHGLYQRIFVVSAYSGMTNQLLEHKKTGEAGVYQRFAEASSEEAWQEPLEKVREAMLAKNTEIFSDSSHALEQANQFINRRIDDCFDVMHSLHQLCHFGHFQLTEHLMKVREMLASLGEAHSAFNTVLALKLKGINARFADLTGWEAAEPLPFKEMIEHHFQGIDFSKEMVIAPGYTHCTEGLMNTYDRGYTEITFAQIAAATGAKEAIIHKEFHLSTADPNLVGADKVVTIGMTNYDVADQLSNLGMEAIHPRAGKTLRRAGVELRIKNAFEPEDAGTLISQDYASVKPRVEIIAGRKDIFGIEVFDQEMLGDMGYDNEITNILRQLKLYVVNKSRDANSITYYCAGSRKIINRAARMIEECYSSAEVTVHNVSIVSAIGSNMKVKGILAKTATALADAGISVQALQQTIRQVEMQITVQESDYDAAIIALHRALIEPENYTDVIVPPEETEE
- a CDS encoding ectoine synthase, with translation MIVRTLKDAENSERRVVSENWESTRMLLKEDNMGFSFHITTIYANTETHIWYQNHLESVYCMSGNGEIETLKDGKVYPIEAGTLYILDKHDEHLLRGGSEDMKMACVFNPPLNGKEVHDENGVYPL
- the ectB gene encoding diaminobutyrate--2-oxoglutarate transaminase codes for the protein MKLFEQNFEKNESGVRSYCRSFPVMFQQAKGAELITKDGKRYIDFLAGAGTLNYGHNHPVLKKALLEYIENDGLTHGLDMYTDAKEIFLETFNRLILSPRNMQDYLVQFTGPTGTNAVEAALKLARKVKGRNNVISFTNGFHGCTIGALAVTGNQHHRGAAGVALSDVTRMPYDNYFGKDVNSIEMMDKMLSDPSSGIDKPAAVIVEVVQGEGGLNAASADWVRNLERLCRKHDMLLIVDDIQAGCGRTGTFFSFEEMGIKPDMITLSKSISGYGLPFAVLLMRGKLDEWTPGEHNGTFRGNNHAFVTAAAALEEFWQDDSFAKSVREKGAIIAERMQQITKRHSADGLFFKGRGMMIGISCLNGEIAAQICEHAFENGLVIETSGAHSEVVKCLCPLTISHEQIDQAMTILDNAFAAVLAAK
- the ectA gene encoding diaminobutyrate acetyltransferase; the encoded protein is MSSATVKLRQPSDGDGHALHQLVARCQPLDTNSVYCNLLQCTDFADTAIAAENADGNLVGFISGYRPPARPDTLFVWQVAVDSSMRGQGLALRMLLALIARVAAQGVRYIETTITPSNAASQALFLKAFKQLEIPHDTSVLFSSQKHFAGQSEDEELYRAGPLSLNSDKKILQD
- a CDS encoding DUF4105 domain-containing protein; the encoded protein is MSINTRAMLSAGLKLLLSLFILCAALWGSLALYYQLPLPMPWLALALLLWLGLTVLALLRLWRISVWQGFFMYLVMHAALLTWWYNLTPSNQHLWEDDVAQMTYGEVQGNQVTLYNVRNFDWHSETDYTARWETRHYDLSKLTSVDMLTSHWGMDAIAHVLVSFGFADDQFVTFSVEIRKKQGQQFSEVAGFFKQYELSILATDERDAIAVRPNVRGEDTYLYRIDMPAAIRRQLFLSYIEQANQLLEEPRFYNTVTANCTTLVFGMMQHISGGLPLDSRLLLTGYLPSYVAELDGLTDGFDLAQLRTAGRITERSKQAQQSPNYSKIIREGVPGW